The nucleotide sequence GCGCCAGACGATCAGCCAGCCCTACATCGTCGCGGTCATGGCCGAGGCGCTGCATCTGGCCGGCAAGGAAAAGGTGCTCGAAATCGGCGCGGGCTCGGGGTATCTCACCGCGATCCTCGCGCGCCTGGCCGACCGCGTGTTTTCGATCGAGCGCTCGCCGCGCCTGGGGCGCGACGCCGAACGCCGCCTCGTGGCGCTAGGGCACCACAATGTTCTTTTGCGCATCGGCGACGGCACGTGCGGCTGGCCGGAGCACGCGCCGTACGACGCGATCGTCTGCGCGGCGTACGCGGCCGCGGTGCCGGAACCGCTCGCGCAACAACTGGCTGTCGGCGGTCGC is from bacterium and encodes:
- a CDS encoding protein-L-isoaspartate(D-aspartate) O-methyltransferase, with protein sequence MTIAAGGDRIAKRRNEMVIRQLEARGVCDARVLAAMARVPRETFVGDALASRAYDDAALPIGERQTISQPYIVAVMAEALHLAGKEKVLEIGAGSGYLTAILARLADRVFSIERSPRLGRDAERRLVALGHHNVLLRIGDGTCGWPEHAPYDAIVCAAYAAAVPEPLAQQLAVGGRLVIPIGDENDQQLVCLRKRRDGLIKEILGPCRFVPLVGRYGVGGRR